A region of Paenibacillus sp. 37 DNA encodes the following proteins:
- a CDS encoding DNA polymerase IV, producing the protein MSSDGNPPANVDQYYPTAGRVILHVDMNAFYCSVHEAEEPDLYRGKATAVAGSSELRKGVIVTCSYAARNRGISTGMVVHQALKKCPDLIVIRPDFHLYRQYSRAFMQIAYSYTPQLEATSIDECYLDITGSRQFGNPMEIAESIQRRIKDELGLPCSIGIAPNKLLAKMASDLKKPNGISILRMRDVPRILWHRPCNEMFGIGKKTAEKLKKLGIETIGQLAKSDENMLTELFGVNGAWLKNSANGINHSAVHAEREANKSIGHTTTLPADVSDMNEIHRVFLNISDQVARRLRKHEMFSQGIQITIRTPDMKTITRSRLMEVPTEDATVIYREACKLFEKHWGSGKPVRMLGVTLQNLIPREESAVQMDLFEYEQKPKKDNLIRIMDQLRDKFGENAVVTAGMLGDDPSVLLRNHKVRGTSLQKDNLQSLD; encoded by the coding sequence ATGTCTTCAGACGGCAATCCTCCAGCGAATGTGGATCAATACTATCCTACAGCCGGACGGGTGATTCTGCATGTCGATATGAATGCTTTCTACTGCTCTGTACATGAAGCCGAGGAACCAGATTTATATAGAGGAAAAGCAACGGCCGTTGCGGGCAGCAGTGAACTGCGAAAGGGTGTAATTGTAACCTGCTCATATGCCGCTCGTAATCGAGGCATCTCAACAGGAATGGTTGTCCACCAAGCCTTGAAAAAGTGCCCTGATCTCATTGTGATTCGTCCTGATTTTCATTTATATCGTCAATATTCAAGAGCTTTCATGCAGATTGCGTATAGTTATACCCCTCAACTTGAGGCAACGTCCATTGATGAATGTTATCTTGATATTACAGGGTCAAGGCAATTCGGGAATCCAATGGAGATTGCGGAGAGCATTCAGCGTAGAATCAAGGATGAATTGGGGCTGCCATGTTCCATTGGCATTGCCCCCAATAAATTATTGGCAAAAATGGCTTCGGATCTGAAAAAACCAAACGGTATCTCCATTCTACGTATGAGGGACGTACCCCGGATTCTTTGGCACAGGCCATGTAACGAGATGTTTGGCATTGGCAAAAAAACGGCTGAAAAGCTGAAAAAACTGGGCATTGAAACGATTGGTCAATTGGCCAAGTCGGATGAGAACATGTTGACCGAACTATTCGGAGTTAATGGAGCATGGCTCAAAAATTCTGCGAATGGCATTAACCATTCCGCAGTTCACGCGGAACGGGAAGCCAATAAATCCATTGGACATACAACCACTTTACCGGCGGATGTATCGGATATGAATGAGATTCATCGTGTGTTCCTCAATATAAGTGACCAGGTAGCCAGAAGATTGCGTAAGCACGAAATGTTCAGCCAGGGTATTCAGATTACGATCCGCACACCGGATATGAAGACAATCACCCGATCACGTTTAATGGAAGTTCCTACGGAGGATGCAACGGTCATTTACCGTGAGGCCTGTAAACTATTTGAGAAGCATTGGGGTAGTGGCAAGCCTGTACGCATGCTGGGTGTGACACTTCAGAACCTGATTCCGAGAGAAGAATCCGCTGTGCAGATGGACTTGTTTGAATATGAGCAGAAGCCCAAGAAGGACAATCTGATTCGGATTATGGATCAGTTACGTGATAAATTTGGTGAGAATGCTGTTGTGACCGCCGGCATGCTTGGAGACGATCCTTCCGTGCTGCTTCGGAATCATAAAGTGCGCGGTACATCCCTGCAAAAAGATAACTTGCAAAGTCTTGATTAA
- a CDS encoding GTP pyrophosphokinase family protein — protein sequence MDGRDWGTFLLPYEQAVEELKVKFKTMRAELKKREEYAPIEFVTGRVKKISSILEKSRRLNVSLDDVETGIEDIAGIRIMCQFVDDIRRVAEYIRGRKDLTVLIEKDYITNFKESGYRSFHMIIEYPVQTALGQKKVLAEIQIRTLAMNFWATIEHSLSYKFREGLPDEMRTRLKKTAEAAFILDNEMSAIRLQILEAQKAFEDDSNIVSRTLNIIHQLYFYHLVSEAIEAQKRFNDYWERHDMEGLKDLLDDVKKLLNNARKGENPDEHL from the coding sequence ATGGACGGTAGAGACTGGGGTACATTTTTACTTCCTTATGAACAAGCGGTAGAGGAATTGAAAGTCAAGTTTAAGACAATGCGAGCGGAACTGAAGAAACGGGAAGAGTATGCCCCGATTGAATTCGTTACCGGTCGTGTCAAAAAAATATCCAGTATTCTGGAGAAATCCAGACGACTGAATGTGTCGCTTGATGACGTGGAAACAGGCATTGAGGATATTGCAGGTATCCGCATTATGTGCCAGTTCGTGGATGATATCCGCCGGGTTGCCGAGTATATTCGAGGCCGTAAGGATCTCACGGTACTCATTGAGAAAGATTACATTACGAATTTCAAAGAGAGCGGCTATCGTAGCTTTCATATGATTATTGAGTATCCCGTTCAGACGGCTCTCGGACAAAAGAAAGTTTTGGCCGAGATACAGATCCGGACACTTGCCATGAATTTCTGGGCTACCATTGAACATTCGCTGAGTTACAAGTTTCGGGAAGGGTTACCTGATGAGATGAGAACCAGGCTGAAAAAAACGGCTGAGGCCGCGTTTATACTGGACAACGAGATGTCTGCAATTCGTCTACAGATTTTGGAGGCGCAGAAGGCGTTTGAGGATGACTCCAATATCGTGTCAAGAACATTGAATATCATTCATCAATTATACTTCTACCACCTTGTCAGTGAAGCAATTGAAGCACAGAAGCGATTTAACGATTACTGGGAACGTCATGATATGGAAGGACTCAAAGACTTGCTGGATGACGTGAAGAAACTTCTGAACAACGCCAGAAAGGGCGAAAACCCGGATGAGCATCTATGA
- a CDS encoding DUF309 domain-containing protein produces the protein MSIYEPLYVDYLIYFNRDQDYFECHEVLEELWLERNRDSLYKGLLQIAVGLYHFRNSNLRGGTMMLQSSLDLLEPYPATILGIDLGALVRDVQEIVKQLSQSDVQSVTYRDLSIRIVDEVLEQEISRRSLELKPNIPQRRSPTRGRIYEEKMKAMDQSNS, from the coding sequence ATGAGCATCTATGAGCCACTGTACGTGGACTACTTAATCTACTTCAATCGGGATCAGGATTATTTCGAGTGCCATGAGGTGCTGGAAGAATTGTGGCTTGAACGGAACCGGGATTCTCTCTATAAAGGGTTGTTACAAATTGCAGTTGGTTTATACCACTTCAGGAATAGCAATCTCCGCGGAGGAACGATGATGTTACAGAGCTCACTTGATCTTCTGGAACCTTATCCTGCTACGATTCTGGGCATTGACCTTGGGGCTTTGGTACGGGATGTACAGGAAATCGTGAAGCAACTGTCCCAATCAGATGTTCAGTCTGTGACTTACAGGGATTTGTCCATACGAATTGTTGATGAGGTCTTAGAACAAGAGATATCTAGAAGATCGCTTGAGCTAAAACCTAATATTCCGCAGCGCCGGAGTCCTACCAGAGGGCGAATATACGAAGAGAAGATGAAGGCGATGGATCAGAGTAACAGTTGA
- a CDS encoding M67 family metallopeptidase, producing the protein MAALHGQQNAIYIPSSVEQEMSKHMFLSLPQEACGVMLGETAAGGIRISRFQPIRNVAPDPLHHFTLDDAEWIRCVFSEPKLIGIFHSHPQTRPVPSVEDMQALPAFAGLLQMYLIGSPDLTSGLRSHMHLNGYLIESSKESQDQAQRVVPSYNLFPVPLCVT; encoded by the coding sequence ATGGCAGCACTTCACGGGCAGCAAAACGCCATCTACATCCCTTCTTCCGTAGAACAAGAGATGTCAAAGCACATGTTCCTTTCGCTGCCGCAAGAAGCCTGCGGGGTTATGCTGGGTGAAACCGCAGCGGGCGGTATACGAATCAGTCGGTTTCAGCCCATTCGTAACGTAGCACCTGACCCGCTGCACCATTTTACTCTGGACGATGCCGAATGGATTCGGTGCGTATTCTCCGAGCCCAAGCTCATTGGTATCTTCCATTCTCATCCGCAGACAAGGCCTGTTCCATCCGTAGAGGACATGCAAGCTCTTCCGGCCTTCGCCGGTTTACTTCAGATGTACCTCATCGGCTCACCCGACCTAACAAGCGGGTTGCGATCTCATATGCATCTGAACGGTTATCTGATTGAATCCTCGAAGGAATCGCAGGATCAGGCACAACGTGTTGTGCCTTCATACAATCTGTTTCCCGTTCCGTTATGCGTGACTTAG
- a CDS encoding TlpA family protein disulfide reductase, with amino-acid sequence MKRNIYILLGVVLLVGIALAQNAGDGITAVFKQEEPMPTETGPRAGLLAPAFSLTAMDGKTYSVGGAKDKGTFVSFWASWCEPCKQEAPELNKMAAKYKDKLDMYGVNVTSYDKLKDAKAFVDEYQLNFPIPLDEKGTVYAQYNGVAFPTNVLIDSRGVIQEIVLGILPEKELERKIKKLIAN; translated from the coding sequence ATGAAACGAAACATATACATACTCCTTGGTGTTGTCTTGCTGGTTGGTATTGCACTGGCCCAGAATGCGGGTGACGGCATTACAGCCGTCTTTAAGCAGGAAGAACCCATGCCTACAGAGACGGGGCCTCGTGCGGGTCTTCTGGCGCCCGCTTTTTCTCTGACAGCAATGGATGGGAAGACGTACAGTGTGGGTGGTGCCAAAGATAAGGGCACGTTCGTCAGTTTCTGGGCATCCTGGTGTGAGCCGTGTAAACAGGAAGCTCCTGAGCTGAACAAAATGGCTGCAAAATACAAGGATAAGCTTGACATGTATGGGGTTAATGTAACGTCATACGATAAACTCAAAGATGCCAAAGCTTTTGTGGATGAGTACCAACTGAATTTCCCTATTCCCTTGGATGAGAAGGGGACTGTGTATGCTCAATACAATGGAGTCGCTTTTCCAACGAACGTTCTGATTGATTCCAGAGGCGTTATACAGGAGATTGTTCTGGGCATATTACCTGAGAAAGAGTTGGAACGTAAGATTAAAAAGTTAATTGCGAATTAA
- a CDS encoding thioredoxin family protein encodes MKSKKKKKSAAILIFLGILIIMIAALVVVDQQSKKQMDSVENAYGIAASKLNPATRELLSDPNYQQIIVPTDLKAKIDNKDSFFVYFFASDCSHCRATTPQLMPLVDSEGIELPQFNLREFEAGWTDYNIEFTPTLVYYEAGVEKDRMVGGLQENGSDQGYTLDDYKQFFQKYKGSAAPSAS; translated from the coding sequence ATGAAATCCAAGAAGAAAAAGAAAAGTGCTGCGATCCTTATTTTCCTGGGTATTTTAATCATTATGATTGCAGCACTGGTTGTCGTAGACCAGCAATCCAAGAAACAGATGGATTCAGTGGAAAATGCTTATGGCATTGCTGCTTCCAAGCTTAATCCAGCTACAAGGGAGCTACTGAGTGATCCCAACTATCAACAAATTATTGTACCCACTGATCTCAAAGCCAAAATCGATAACAAAGACAGCTTTTTTGTTTATTTCTTTGCTTCCGACTGCTCGCACTGCCGTGCCACAACACCTCAGTTGATGCCACTCGTTGACAGTGAAGGTATTGAGCTTCCACAGTTCAATCTGCGTGAATTCGAAGCAGGATGGACCGATTACAATATCGAGTTCACACCTACACTCGTCTATTATGAGGCTGGTGTCGAGAAAGACCGTATGGTTGGCGGACTGCAAGAGAATGGCAGTGACCAGGGCTACACGCTGGATGATTACAAACAATTTTTCCAAAAATATAAAGGCAGCGCCGCTCCTTCGGCAAGCTAA
- a CDS encoding ferredoxin: MSKYTWVEKDTCIACGACGATAPDIYDYDDEGLAEVIFDGDANHGVKAIPDDLFDDMQDACDGCPTDSIKVADEPFNKEG, from the coding sequence ATGAGTAAATATACTTGGGTTGAAAAAGACACATGCATCGCATGTGGCGCTTGTGGAGCAACGGCTCCAGACATCTACGATTATGATGATGAAGGTTTGGCTGAAGTTATCTTTGACGGCGATGCTAACCATGGTGTCAAAGCTATTCCAGACGACTTGTTTGACGATATGCAGGATGCATGCGATGGCTGCCCTACAGATTCAATCAAAGTAGCGGATGAGCCTTTCAATAAAGAAGGCTAA
- the cimA gene encoding citramalate synthase → MSKAISIFDTTLRDGTQGEGVSLSADDKLKIAKKLDDLGVHYIEGGIPGSNTKDIEFFKRVKELNLNAKVVAFGSTRRKGSVASEDANLKRMIESGAQAATLVGKSWDFHVHTALQTTLEENLSMIYDSIAYLKQNGMEVIFDAEHFFDGFKHNPEYAQAVLTKAHEAGADWLVMCDTNGGTMPNEVHEIVSTLHRSLPHAHLGIHTHNDCELAVANTLSAVQAGARQVQGTMNGYGERCGNANLASIIPNLQLKLGYECVTEDSMRQLTNVARYVSEIANVNMPINQPYVGNAAFAHKGGIHVSAILRDSRTYEHIVPELVGNKQRVLVSELAGQSNIVSKAQELGLEFDPSNANSRQIIEKIKDLEHQGYQFEGADASLELLIREANGDMKELFTFESFKMLVEKTAGKSVVSEAFVKVNIAGTSAYTAAEGNGPVNALDNALRKALVQYFPSLANMHLSDYKVRVLDEKDATAAKVRVLIESKNTENTWNTVGVSENVIEASWEALVHSFRYALLQEKLQDEPGTLPIPAHGISNH, encoded by the coding sequence ATGTCAAAGGCCATTTCCATCTTCGATACGACTTTACGTGACGGCACACAAGGGGAGGGTGTCAGCTTATCGGCAGACGACAAACTCAAAATTGCCAAGAAGCTTGATGACCTGGGTGTACATTATATTGAAGGCGGAATTCCCGGCAGCAATACCAAGGACATTGAGTTTTTCAAAAGAGTCAAGGAATTAAACCTGAACGCAAAGGTTGTTGCTTTTGGCAGTACCCGCCGTAAAGGCAGCGTTGCTAGTGAAGACGCCAACCTGAAGCGCATGATCGAATCTGGTGCTCAGGCTGCAACCCTGGTCGGTAAATCATGGGACTTCCATGTGCATACCGCTTTGCAAACTACATTGGAAGAAAACTTGTCCATGATCTATGATTCCATCGCCTATCTGAAACAGAATGGTATGGAAGTCATCTTTGATGCAGAACACTTCTTTGACGGATTCAAACATAACCCGGAGTATGCTCAAGCGGTCTTGACCAAGGCCCACGAGGCAGGAGCGGACTGGCTCGTCATGTGTGATACCAACGGGGGGACGATGCCAAACGAGGTGCACGAGATCGTATCCACACTGCATAGAAGCCTGCCTCATGCCCATCTCGGCATCCATACACATAATGATTGTGAACTGGCTGTGGCCAACACACTCAGCGCTGTACAAGCCGGAGCCCGTCAGGTGCAAGGAACGATGAACGGTTATGGAGAGCGTTGCGGTAACGCCAATCTCGCATCCATTATCCCGAACCTGCAACTGAAACTTGGCTATGAATGTGTTACTGAAGATTCCATGAGACAACTTACAAACGTGGCTCGTTATGTTAGCGAGATTGCCAATGTGAATATGCCGATTAATCAGCCTTATGTCGGCAATGCTGCTTTTGCTCACAAAGGTGGAATTCACGTCTCTGCCATCCTGCGGGATTCACGTACCTATGAACACATCGTGCCTGAACTGGTTGGTAACAAACAACGTGTGCTGGTCTCTGAACTTGCCGGACAAAGTAACATTGTATCCAAAGCACAGGAACTGGGGCTTGAGTTCGATCCAAGCAATGCCAATTCACGTCAGATTATTGAGAAGATCAAAGACCTGGAGCATCAGGGTTACCAGTTCGAAGGTGCAGATGCTTCGCTTGAATTGTTAATTCGTGAAGCAAACGGTGACATGAAAGAATTGTTCACGTTTGAATCATTCAAAATGCTTGTGGAGAAAACAGCGGGCAAATCCGTTGTTTCTGAAGCTTTTGTCAAAGTGAATATCGCTGGAACAAGCGCTTATACCGCTGCTGAGGGCAATGGTCCGGTTAACGCACTCGATAACGCCCTTCGGAAAGCGCTGGTGCAATACTTCCCTTCGCTTGCCAACATGCATCTGTCGGACTACAAAGTGCGTGTTCTGGATGAGAAGGATGCCACAGCTGCCAAAGTTCGTGTATTGATCGAATCCAAAAATACGGAAAACACATGGAACACTGTCGGTGTATCCGAGAACGTAATTGAAGCAAGTTGGGAAGCGCTCGTACACAGTTTCCGCTATGCGTTGCTTCAAGAAAAATTACAGGATGAGCCGGGCACACTCCCTATTCCTGCTCATGGGATAAGCAACCACTAA
- a CDS encoding L,D-transpeptidase: MQNTHLRTYVKKHPDNKMAWYLLGKEYLGEGQEAKANYCFQQAGEVYEAFERSKAPADIWVDYQEKLVEMSVQKEKKQRRRKMWLTLFMLLVLAGLPPADAPGFSREATDALSAALESTDDIAAPVEANKQVGTVSIAPSNVFTAAAFGGGNHGEAALAAAWSGSGPKVETSAVLGMQTSDDWSLWKRNMPVKYIVQTNTSGKLTAQSYDAKQCNCEPPEITPKIKKMSLAWTAKQEAAASLSSAIVAYRKKNDAWPKSVTQMAQPFPNNILGETASGMTEMFPKLLALHQGKAQEGKSDSSGKENGSTTSNSSQGNNAAFADTLGGQPFLQEPLEIVIDKDKHKLALISGDTIVRMYDVGLGGDRTPEGSFVITDKVVNPNGRSNGEFGSRGMQLSNTNYAIHGTNEPDSIGLDESLGCVRMRTGDVEELFALAPQGTPVRIGEDVLPDLTLVPEAKQRYQHTLVPKQNNPNKTYHWLN, encoded by the coding sequence ATGCAAAATACTCATCTAAGGACATATGTTAAGAAACATCCCGACAATAAAATGGCTTGGTACTTGCTCGGAAAGGAGTATTTGGGCGAAGGACAGGAGGCCAAAGCTAACTATTGCTTTCAGCAAGCGGGCGAGGTTTATGAGGCATTTGAACGCAGTAAAGCTCCTGCGGACATCTGGGTAGACTATCAGGAGAAACTAGTGGAGATGTCTGTGCAAAAAGAGAAAAAACAACGTAGACGCAAAATGTGGCTTACGTTGTTCATGCTGCTTGTGCTGGCAGGTCTGCCACCTGCGGACGCTCCGGGTTTCAGTCGTGAAGCGACCGACGCACTGTCAGCAGCACTGGAATCCACAGATGACATCGCAGCGCCTGTAGAAGCGAATAAACAGGTTGGAACTGTATCCATTGCGCCAAGCAATGTGTTCACTGCTGCGGCATTTGGTGGAGGTAATCATGGCGAGGCTGCGCTCGCAGCTGCCTGGTCTGGGTCTGGTCCAAAAGTAGAGACCTCTGCTGTACTGGGTATGCAAACCTCGGATGACTGGTCTTTATGGAAGCGAAATATGCCTGTGAAATACATAGTACAAACCAATACAAGCGGGAAATTAACTGCACAGAGTTATGATGCCAAGCAATGTAACTGTGAACCTCCTGAAATTACACCGAAAATCAAAAAGATGTCCTTGGCGTGGACCGCCAAGCAGGAAGCAGCTGCATCATTATCAAGTGCAATCGTTGCCTATCGCAAAAAAAATGACGCTTGGCCCAAGAGTGTAACGCAAATGGCTCAGCCATTTCCGAACAATATTCTGGGAGAGACTGCGTCAGGGATGACCGAGATGTTTCCGAAGCTGTTAGCTTTGCATCAAGGAAAGGCACAGGAAGGGAAGAGCGATTCGAGTGGTAAAGAGAATGGTTCAACGACCTCGAATTCGTCTCAAGGCAACAATGCCGCTTTTGCAGATACGCTGGGAGGTCAGCCTTTTTTGCAGGAGCCGCTGGAGATTGTCATTGATAAGGATAAACATAAACTTGCATTAATCAGTGGGGATACGATTGTTCGGATGTATGATGTGGGACTTGGCGGTGATCGCACACCGGAGGGGTCATTTGTCATTACAGATAAAGTGGTCAATCCGAATGGACGCTCGAACGGTGAGTTTGGAAGCAGAGGTATGCAGCTCTCGAATACGAATTATGCCATCCACGGGACCAACGAGCCAGACAGTATCGGACTGGATGAGTCCCTTGGATGCGTGAGAATGCGTACAGGAGATGTAGAAGAGTTATTCGCTCTTGCTCCGCAAGGTACTCCGGTACGCATTGGAGAAGATGTACTGCCAGATCTGACGCTTGTTCCAGAAGCAAAGCAGCGTTATCAGCATACGCTTGTTCCAAAGCAGAATAATCCGAACAAAACGTATCACTGGCTGAATTGA
- a CDS encoding exonuclease domain-containing protein, translating into MREPARGNTGFWNSLRQGGVPSAIASIMGAPTAQHMAFIRSMMRDQRRPEVLHTPLNELDAVVFDLETTGFSPQHGDEIISFGAVRIHGGVVLEGEQFYTVVQSKTAVPEHITELTGITQEMTLDAPTLLEGLHDFMSFVGGNVLIAHASAHDRAFLNAALWRTSKVRLTHRLIDTMMLARWLEPSRPGYGLDELLESRGIPIYGRHHALEDSKMTAQLWSCYLEDMTRKNVETLGDLYTQLSHA; encoded by the coding sequence ATGAGAGAGCCGGCAAGGGGCAATACAGGATTCTGGAATTCGCTGCGTCAGGGAGGGGTTCCTTCCGCCATCGCTTCCATTATGGGAGCCCCTACGGCGCAACACATGGCGTTTATCCGTTCGATGATGAGAGATCAGCGCAGACCTGAGGTTCTGCATACACCTCTAAATGAGCTGGACGCAGTTGTATTTGATCTGGAAACGACGGGATTTTCGCCCCAGCATGGGGATGAGATTATCTCATTTGGTGCGGTCCGTATACATGGTGGTGTGGTACTGGAAGGGGAGCAGTTCTATACGGTGGTGCAGTCCAAGACTGCGGTTCCGGAACATATTACTGAACTTACAGGTATTACGCAGGAGATGACGCTGGACGCACCGACTTTGCTGGAAGGGCTGCATGATTTCATGTCTTTTGTAGGTGGAAATGTTCTGATTGCACACGCAAGTGCGCATGACCGAGCTTTTCTGAATGCCGCTCTGTGGCGGACTTCAAAGGTAAGGTTGACACATCGTTTAATCGATACGATGATGTTGGCCCGCTGGCTTGAACCAAGCAGGCCGGGGTATGGTCTGGATGAATTGCTGGAATCCAGAGGGATTCCGATCTATGGGCGGCACCATGCACTGGAAGATTCAAAAATGACTGCACAGTTATGGTCCTGCTACTTGGAGGACATGACTCGTAAAAATGTGGAGACCTTGGGTGATCTGTATACCCAGCTAAGTCACGCATAA
- a CDS encoding DUF294 nucleotidyltransferase-like domain-containing protein, whose amino-acid sequence MEPISYTNYSWSYQGIDGAVSSQELRQERVILQNELQELLSASLSPIEWYQTVNELHDRIARKAVELCIQGMVEEGFGQPPVPYAFIVFGSSGREEATLWSDQDNGMIISDTPHEGKEEYFAQLGQRMTDMLEELGYAKCEGKVMCSEPLWRKTLASWKQQLADWSSDLNWEPVRNLIIASDMRFVAGEQSLAEEWITSFYEKFRLIPELSDAVLRNTVKHKATLNVLGRVVTERFGEHAGGFDVKYGLYIPLVNSARYLALQHGIKESSTLKRMERLTSLEAVPFTLLDACQRAFLAALKFRRSTPVVIQGDLQHSSGFLDEKQMKQKQIHYELRDTLGLVRRVHRALQRQLRFAERRRP is encoded by the coding sequence ATGGAACCCATCTCGTATACAAACTATTCCTGGTCTTATCAGGGAATCGATGGTGCGGTGTCTTCTCAAGAACTGCGCCAGGAACGTGTAATATTACAGAACGAGCTCCAGGAATTGTTGTCCGCTTCCTTGTCGCCGATCGAGTGGTACCAAACGGTAAATGAACTGCATGACCGGATTGCACGGAAAGCAGTAGAGTTATGCATTCAGGGGATGGTTGAGGAAGGCTTCGGCCAACCTCCCGTCCCCTATGCCTTTATCGTATTTGGCAGTTCCGGCAGGGAAGAAGCAACGTTATGGAGTGATCAGGATAATGGCATGATCATTAGCGATACTCCGCATGAAGGTAAAGAGGAATATTTTGCTCAGCTCGGACAGCGAATGACGGATATGTTAGAAGAGCTTGGTTACGCCAAGTGCGAAGGTAAAGTCATGTGCTCTGAGCCACTCTGGAGAAAAACACTGGCCTCATGGAAACAACAATTAGCAGATTGGAGCTCGGATCTGAATTGGGAGCCTGTTCGTAATCTGATTATTGCTTCAGACATGCGTTTTGTTGCAGGTGAGCAAAGTCTGGCGGAGGAATGGATCACGAGTTTTTATGAAAAGTTCAGACTGATTCCTGAACTTTCGGATGCAGTTCTTCGCAATACGGTTAAACATAAAGCTACATTAAATGTACTTGGACGTGTGGTCACAGAACGATTTGGTGAACATGCAGGCGGATTTGATGTTAAGTATGGTTTGTACATTCCGCTGGTGAACAGTGCTCGTTATTTGGCTTTGCAACATGGGATCAAGGAGTCATCTACGTTAAAAAGAATGGAGAGACTGACTTCGCTTGAAGCTGTTCCATTTACATTACTGGATGCATGTCAGCGGGCCTTCTTGGCTGCTTTGAAATTTCGCCGAAGTACACCGGTTGTCATACAAGGGGATTTGCAACATAGCAGTGGGTTCCTGGATGAGAAACAGATGAAACAAAAGCAAATTCATTATGAGCTCAGGGATACGCTCGGGTTGGTACGACGAGTGCATCGTGCTTTGCAAAGACAGTTGCGTTTTGCAGAAAGGAGACGTCCATGA
- a CDS encoding quinone-dependent dihydroorotate dehydrogenase — MLYRSLAKPLLFKMDPEQAHHLIIGGLSGVGSIRPVPSGLRVMYGVRETSDLAVDMFGCHFPTPVGLAAGLDKNGQAVTGFSSIGFGFMEVGTVTPLAQPGNDQPRLFRLPPDEALVNRMGFNNLGAEAMAGELARLQDRRIPVAVNIGKNKATSNEEAHLDYSKCIRALYDYADLFVVNISSPNTPDLRNLQHGNELKELLAAVMNEMNVQHARAGGATKSVLVKIAPDVNDQELEYMVRTIADSGVAGIIATNTTISRTGLSHQHAKETGGLSGKPLRDRSTEIIRQIYRQTEGKLPIIGSGGIFTSEDAYEKIKAGASLVEIYTALIYEGPEVNRRIHAGLRELLRKDGYRHISEAVGAEHR, encoded by the coding sequence TTGTTATACAGAAGTCTTGCTAAACCTTTGTTGTTCAAAATGGACCCTGAACAGGCCCATCATCTGATAATTGGCGGCCTTAGTGGCGTGGGTAGCATCCGTCCGGTTCCTTCCGGACTGCGTGTGATGTACGGCGTTCGGGAAACGTCTGATCTGGCTGTTGACATGTTTGGGTGTCATTTCCCTACACCTGTTGGTCTGGCTGCGGGGCTGGACAAAAACGGGCAGGCCGTAACGGGCTTTTCTTCCATCGGATTTGGATTCATGGAAGTGGGAACCGTGACACCACTTGCACAACCAGGTAACGATCAACCACGGCTGTTCCGTTTGCCTCCAGATGAGGCGTTGGTGAACCGAATGGGCTTCAACAATCTTGGTGCGGAAGCCATGGCAGGTGAATTGGCACGTCTACAGGATCGGCGTATTCCAGTGGCTGTTAACATCGGCAAAAATAAGGCAACGTCTAATGAGGAAGCTCACTTGGACTATTCGAAGTGCATTCGGGCACTATACGATTATGCTGATCTGTTCGTGGTTAATATCAGTTCACCAAATACACCGGATTTGCGTAATCTGCAACATGGGAATGAATTGAAGGAACTGCTCGCTGCGGTTATGAATGAGATGAACGTGCAGCATGCACGAGCGGGCGGAGCGACCAAATCCGTTCTGGTGAAGATCGCACCGGATGTGAATGATCAGGAACTTGAATATATGGTTCGCACCATTGCAGACAGCGGTGTTGCTGGCATTATTGCTACAAACACAACCATCAGTCGTACAGGACTTTCCCACCAACATGCAAAAGAGACTGGCGGTCTGAGTGGTAAACCTCTACGTGACCGTTCAACGGAGATTATTCGCCAGATCTATCGCCAGACCGAAGGCAAACTTCCGATTATCGGTTCAGGTGGCATTTTCACAAGTGAGGATGCATACGAGAAAATTAAAGCCGGAGCAAGCTTGGTCGAAATATATACAGCATTGATCTATGAAGGACCTGAGGTGAATCGGCGCATTCATGCGGGACTGCGTGAGTTGCTGCGCAAGGACGGTTATCGTCATATCTCTGAAGCGGTTGGTGCGGAGCATCGTTAA